The Geobacter sp. AOG2 genome includes a window with the following:
- a CDS encoding FeoA family protein — translation MHLAMMKPGQQGRIVRIGTAVGPMKRRLMDMGVLAGELVRVEKMAPLGDPMEVTIKGYNLSLRKKEAEGIEVEVAP, via the coding sequence ATGCATCTGGCAATGATGAAACCGGGGCAGCAGGGGAGGATCGTGCGCATCGGGACGGCTGTCGGCCCCATGAAGCGGCGGCTGATGGACATGGGGGTGCTGGCCGGCGAGCTGGTCAGGGTGGAAAAGATGGCCCCCCTGGGGGACCCCATGGAGGTGACCATCAAGGGATACAACCTTTCCCTGCGCAAGAAGGAGGCGGAAGGGATCGAAGTGGAGGTGGCGCCATGA
- a CDS encoding DUF2325 domain-containing protein, whose protein sequence is MSVVLIGGMDRLEPQYLREAERAGVQLSVFTTAQNGIAAKLKHADAVVIFTNKVSHRARNEAVTAARANDIPVFMHHACGVCTLRECLKCMHIINHTGGRNDV, encoded by the coding sequence ATGAGCGTTGTGCTGATCGGCGGGATGGACCGCCTGGAGCCGCAGTACCTGAGGGAGGCCGAGCGGGCCGGCGTGCAGTTGAGCGTCTTCACCACCGCCCAAAACGGCATTGCCGCGAAACTGAAACACGCCGATGCCGTGGTGATCTTCACCAACAAGGTATCCCACCGGGCCAGAAACGAGGCCGTGACGGCGGCGCGGGCCAACGACATCCCGGTCTTCATGCACCACGCCTGCGGGGTCTGCACGCTCCGCGAATGCCTGAAATGTATGCATATCATCAACCACACAGGAGGAAGGAACGATGTCTGA
- a CDS encoding FeoA family protein, translated as MMPLGLMGPGERGEIVEVGQCTPECGGCRCKEERKPGDVRVEDMGLRVGKQVEMLNNSGSLVLLKVDESRIAVDRGVAMKIKIRR; from the coding sequence ATGATGCCGTTGGGACTGATGGGCCCCGGGGAACGGGGCGAGATCGTCGAGGTGGGACAGTGCACGCCGGAGTGCGGCGGATGCCGGTGCAAAGAGGAGCGCAAACCGGGTGACGTGCGGGTGGAGGATATGGGCCTCAGGGTCGGCAAGCAGGTGGAGATGCTGAACAACAGCGGCAGCCTGGTGCTCCTGAAGGTGGATGAATCGCGAATTGCCGTCGATCGCGGCGTGGCCATGAAAATAAAGATACGGAGGTAG
- a CDS encoding EAL domain-containing protein — translation MNENGSTFLILSPGRIVILYAAMAVGLIMASNPMVLKAAHPLTFVLFEGSLFVVLTSALLYVLIRHYTGEVQLSRDLFYKAFQISPDSININRLSDGAFIHVNEGFSLMSGYGEAEVIGKTPRHIRLWKNPEDQFELAALLERHGSVDNQTATFRKKNGALVTGILSARLVTLNGEKCAITIVRDITERIRAEEEIQQLVYYDAETGLPNQNLLMDRLNQIIALGSREHRSSAIIYIGLSGVTSIVDAFGHGGSRDIARALAERFQALLRQSDTVARISRDEFVIVLGGLVQEPDIATILSKLQTMFSEPVALPQGEMMVTAAMGVACFPADGFTTDILLQNAHIAMNQAREQEAANRFQFFSGELNSRAFERHQIEASMLRGIEDNEFYLCYQPKVSVESGNVTGMEALLRWKRPGSGVISPAKFIPIAEENGMIVKLGEWALRSACSQCRSWQDAGLPPLQVSVNISTRQLRDNLFVEKVLAILLQTGFAPENLELELTESALMGDMDDTVTKLLKLKEKGITISIDDFGTGYSSLSYLKHLPIDKIKIDRSFVSEIVSRSDDAALVDAIIAMANSLHLAVVAEGVETAEQLEYFKRRKCREIQGFFYSRPLEAHLFEDFIRTGTALPARDASTGGTANPGPAGTETGPLPLPLASSPPASPAALAEHLGEILLHPLPVAPSDTIPAALSRFQNDRELLVLPVVENGGVVGILNRATFLEEHVIGRHGFGFHINHSKRIKDLMSPVELILDAHTSIEEAARAIQLRECRLARIDNICATMSGRYAGVVDVKKLVNAMAEINISLAKGANPLTGLPGNASIQREITGHLESGRAFDIAYIDIDNFKPFNDCYGFQRGDVVIKALAEITERVVKRSPTNDNIFYGHIGGDDFILITPPHGAQILVNEIVREFEGHLPLFHGDADYGAKCYNAVNRKGEQETFGLLSLSIGIVNTLLMPINSYAQLASLATEVKKAAKSLPGSAVVANKRLR, via the coding sequence ATGAATGAAAACGGCTCCACATTCTTGATACTTTCCCCCGGCAGGATCGTCATCCTGTATGCGGCCATGGCTGTGGGCCTGATCATGGCTTCCAACCCGATGGTGCTGAAAGCGGCACACCCCCTTACGTTCGTGCTGTTCGAGGGCAGCCTCTTTGTCGTATTGACCTCCGCTCTGCTCTATGTCCTGATCAGGCATTACACCGGAGAGGTACAGCTCTCCCGCGACCTGTTCTACAAGGCCTTCCAGATCTCCCCCGATTCCATCAACATCAACAGGTTGAGCGACGGCGCCTTCATCCATGTGAACGAGGGATTTTCCCTGATGAGCGGTTACGGCGAAGCCGAAGTCATCGGCAAGACGCCGCGCCACATCAGGCTCTGGAAAAATCCCGAAGACCAGTTTGAACTTGCGGCATTGCTGGAGCGCCACGGCTCGGTCGACAACCAGACCGCCACCTTCAGGAAAAAGAACGGCGCACTGGTCACCGGGATACTGTCGGCCCGCCTGGTCACGCTGAACGGCGAGAAATGCGCCATAACCATTGTCCGCGATATTACCGAGCGGATCAGGGCCGAAGAAGAAATCCAGCAACTGGTCTACTATGATGCCGAAACCGGCCTCCCCAACCAGAACCTCCTCATGGACCGGCTCAACCAGATCATTGCCCTCGGCAGCCGGGAGCACCGCAGCTCCGCCATCATCTACATCGGCTTGTCCGGCGTCACCAGCATCGTGGATGCATTCGGGCACGGAGGAAGCAGGGACATAGCCAGGGCGCTTGCGGAACGTTTCCAGGCGCTGCTGCGCCAAAGCGATACCGTCGCGCGCATCAGCCGCGACGAATTCGTCATCGTGCTGGGCGGGTTGGTGCAGGAACCGGATATTGCAACCATCTTGAGCAAACTCCAGACCATGTTCAGCGAACCGGTGGCCCTGCCCCAGGGGGAGATGATGGTGACCGCGGCCATGGGAGTGGCCTGCTTCCCGGCAGACGGCTTCACGACGGATATCTTGCTGCAGAACGCCCACATCGCCATGAATCAGGCCCGCGAACAGGAGGCCGCCAACCGCTTCCAGTTCTTTTCCGGGGAGTTGAACAGCAGGGCCTTCGAACGGCACCAGATCGAGGCCAGCATGCTGCGGGGCATCGAGGACAACGAGTTCTACCTCTGCTATCAGCCGAAAGTCTCCGTCGAGAGCGGCAACGTCACGGGTATGGAGGCCCTTCTGCGCTGGAAACGTCCCGGATCGGGCGTCATATCCCCCGCCAAGTTCATCCCCATTGCCGAAGAAAACGGGATGATCGTGAAGCTCGGCGAATGGGCGCTCAGGTCGGCGTGCAGCCAGTGCAGATCCTGGCAGGATGCAGGCCTCCCCCCTTTGCAGGTTTCGGTCAACATCTCCACACGCCAACTGCGCGACAACCTGTTTGTGGAGAAGGTCCTGGCCATCCTGCTGCAAACCGGGTTCGCCCCCGAAAATCTGGAACTGGAGCTTACCGAAAGCGCCCTGATGGGCGACATGGACGACACGGTCACCAAACTGCTCAAGCTCAAGGAGAAAGGGATCACCATATCGATCGACGATTTCGGCACCGGCTACTCGTCCCTCTCCTATCTCAAACACCTGCCCATCGACAAGATCAAGATCGACCGGTCGTTCGTCAGCGAGATCGTTTCCCGGAGCGATGATGCCGCACTTGTGGACGCCATCATTGCCATGGCCAACTCCCTGCACCTTGCGGTTGTGGCCGAGGGGGTGGAAACGGCGGAACAGCTTGAATACTTCAAAAGGAGAAAATGCCGGGAGATACAGGGGTTCTTCTACTCCAGGCCGCTCGAAGCGCACCTCTTCGAGGATTTCATCCGTACCGGGACGGCCCTGCCCGCACGGGACGCCTCCACCGGCGGAACCGCGAACCCGGGCCCGGCAGGGACGGAGACGGGGCCGCTTCCGCTTCCCCTGGCGAGTTCCCCGCCCGCCTCTCCGGCGGCGCTGGCGGAACACCTGGGCGAGATCCTGCTCCACCCGCTTCCCGTGGCCCCCTCGGATACGATTCCGGCCGCATTGAGCCGCTTCCAGAACGACCGGGAACTGCTCGTCCTGCCGGTGGTGGAAAACGGCGGCGTGGTCGGTATCCTCAACCGGGCGACGTTCCTCGAGGAGCATGTGATCGGGCGGCACGGTTTCGGCTTTCACATCAACCATTCAAAGAGGATCAAGGATCTCATGTCGCCCGTCGAGCTGATCCTGGATGCCCATACGAGCATCGAGGAGGCGGCGCGGGCCATCCAGCTGCGGGAGTGCCGTCTGGCGCGCATCGACAACATCTGTGCCACCATGTCGGGGAGATATGCCGGTGTCGTCGATGTAAAAAAACTGGTGAACGCCATGGCGGAGATCAACATCTCCCTGGCCAAGGGGGCCAACCCTCTGACCGGACTGCCGGGCAACGCAAGTATCCAAAGGGAGATCACCGGGCATCTGGAGTCCGGCAGGGCCTTCGATATCGCCTATATCGACATCGACAACTTCAAGCCCTTCAACGATTGTTACGGCTTTCAGCGGGGGGACGTGGTCATCAAGGCCCTGGCCGAAATTACGGAACGCGTCGTGAAGCGCTCCCCCACGAACGACAACATTTTTTACGGCCATATCGGCGGCGACGATTTCATCCTCATAACCCCTCCCCACGGCGCCCAAATACTGGTGAACGAGATCGTCAGGGAATTCGAAGGCCACCTGCCGCTCTTTCACGGCGATGCGGATTACGGGGCGAAGTGCTACAACGCCGTCAACAGAAAAGGCGAACAGGAGACCTTCGGGCTGCTCTCCCTCTCCATCGGCATCGTCAATACCCTCCTGATGCCGATCAACTCCTACGCCCAGCTCGCCTCCCTGGCCACCGAAGTCAAAAAGGCCGCCAAGAGCCTGCCCGGATCGGCGGTGGTGGCGAACAAGCGGCTCCGGTAG
- a CDS encoding transporter, translating to MSETTITKGKNTRGNTMRRGIAAAALSAAVALGAAPSFAGPPLVTDDTGTVEPRHAEVELNGGYTCDKESDNGVSTRSEAFDGEMKITTGVTRDLGVSLAVPYLFSERVREDGQLAGTNDGFGDMTLELKYRFFEHEGLSLAVKPTVILPTGKYGAGLSDGRWGAGGTLIATREFLEGTYLLHANVGYEHHGFRTDLQREENRSDLWFGSLAGEAQVMKGLTLVTDFGLSTTQERSTSELCSYGLVGARYEVAEFLDVDAGVKVGLTRPEDDLALLYGVVLKF from the coding sequence ATGTCTGAGACCACCATCACCAAGGGGAAGAACACCAGGGGGAACACCATGCGGCGGGGGATCGCGGCGGCGGCGCTGTCGGCCGCGGTGGCCCTGGGAGCGGCACCGTCCTTTGCCGGCCCGCCGCTCGTCACGGACGATACCGGGACCGTGGAGCCACGCCATGCCGAGGTGGAGCTGAACGGCGGCTATACCTGCGACAAGGAGTCGGATAACGGGGTCTCCACGCGCAGCGAGGCCTTCGACGGCGAGATGAAGATCACCACCGGCGTCACCAGGGATCTGGGCGTGTCCCTGGCGGTTCCCTACCTCTTCAGCGAGCGGGTCAGGGAAGACGGCCAACTGGCCGGGACCAACGACGGCTTCGGCGACATGACCCTGGAGCTGAAGTACCGCTTCTTCGAGCACGAGGGGCTGAGCCTGGCCGTCAAGCCGACCGTCATCCTGCCCACCGGCAAGTACGGCGCCGGGCTCTCGGACGGCCGCTGGGGCGCCGGCGGCACGCTCATCGCCACCAGGGAATTCCTGGAGGGGACGTACCTGCTCCACGCCAATGTGGGCTACGAGCACCACGGCTTCCGCACCGACCTGCAGCGGGAGGAGAACCGCTCCGACCTCTGGTTCGGCTCCCTGGCCGGCGAGGCGCAGGTCATGAAGGGACTGACGCTGGTGACCGACTTCGGCCTGTCCACGACCCAGGAGCGGTCGACCAGCGAATTGTGCAGCTATGGCCTGGTCGGCGCCCGGTACGAGGTCGCCGAATTCCTGGATGTGGATGCCGGCGTCAAGGTCGGGCTCACCAGACCCGAGGACGATCTGGCCCTGCTCTACGGAGTGGTGCTCAAGTTTTAA
- a CDS encoding glycosyltransferase: MRAYKADLHVHSSHSNKPTYWAMRKFNCPESYTSPEYLYQTARSRGMDFVTISDHNSINGALEIAHLPGAFVSSEITAYFPENDCKVHVVVLHITEAQFRQIMELRKNIYEMVAYLHREGIAHFLAHPLYAQNDKLTTAIIEKSLVLFTTFEVRNGCRARRFNAFTEQIVAGLDRETLELLADRHDVRPYGPTPWIKGMVGGSDDHGGLFISRAHTAVDGADDVDGFIQGIKAGRSRAEGDNGGPLTMAHSMYGIAHSFYRERFGERRRSSTPFISALMNRFFNVGSARESFVEKIRLFILKNIPESRSHRDRSFEEVLDREARVLLNDGVFLATLKGADQNRTIFAVTSYLANRMIYIYTNRLMSLPLSAGFFDYVTTLSTIGLVHLLVTPYYLAFHHQHKGKDIMRGLRETFPDAGAGEGDEKIALFTDTLDEINGVAITIRRLIQTARNRGVALTVITAGAADAPIPEGVKRFESVGDFVLPEYPELKLSFPPILDVMDYIEQGGFTRIHVSTPGTVGLLGLLIGRIMDIPVAGTYHTDIPQYVRSLTNDEFLEQAAWSYMIWFYNQMEEVMVPSNGTRQQLLSRGLAEEKMKPLPRWVDTEQFTPVRRKADFWTGRGIPEGIRLLYVGRVSREKALELLAETFRDLIDSGFEASLVIVGDGPYRREMEAYLKGYPVYFTGYLAGEELQDGYASADLFVFPSATDTFGNVVLEAQSSGLPVIVSDAGGPKELMVDGETGVVFSAGNGAGLADAIRYFLTNRSVLAEMSRNARSFTLLKAPDSGDVYNTILQSGRAA, translated from the coding sequence ATGAGAGCCTACAAAGCAGACCTGCACGTCCATTCGAGCCACTCCAACAAGCCCACCTACTGGGCGATGCGCAAGTTCAACTGCCCCGAAAGCTACACCTCTCCCGAGTACCTCTACCAGACCGCCAGAAGCCGGGGGATGGATTTCGTCACCATCAGCGACCACAACAGCATCAACGGCGCACTGGAGATCGCCCATCTGCCGGGGGCGTTCGTCAGTTCGGAGATCACCGCCTACTTTCCCGAAAATGACTGCAAGGTCCATGTGGTGGTGCTGCACATCACCGAAGCCCAGTTCCGCCAGATCATGGAGCTGCGCAAAAACATCTACGAGATGGTGGCCTACCTCCACCGGGAGGGGATCGCCCACTTCCTGGCCCATCCGCTCTATGCCCAGAACGACAAGCTGACCACCGCCATCATCGAGAAATCCCTGGTGCTCTTCACCACCTTCGAGGTCAGAAACGGCTGCCGGGCGCGGCGGTTCAACGCCTTTACCGAGCAGATCGTCGCCGGGCTCGACCGCGAGACCCTGGAGCTGCTCGCCGACCGGCATGATGTACGGCCCTACGGCCCGACACCCTGGATCAAGGGGATGGTGGGAGGGTCGGACGACCACGGCGGGCTGTTCATCAGCCGGGCCCATACGGCCGTCGACGGCGCCGACGACGTGGACGGGTTCATCCAGGGCATAAAGGCGGGGCGAAGCCGCGCCGAAGGCGATAACGGCGGCCCCCTGACCATGGCCCACAGCATGTACGGCATCGCCCACAGCTTCTACCGGGAGCGCTTCGGCGAACGCCGCCGCAGTTCGACCCCCTTCATCAGCGCCCTGATGAATCGTTTCTTCAATGTCGGTTCGGCCAGGGAGTCCTTCGTGGAAAAGATCAGGCTGTTCATCCTGAAGAACATCCCCGAATCCCGGAGCCACCGCGACCGGAGTTTCGAGGAGGTCCTGGACCGGGAGGCCCGGGTGCTGCTGAACGACGGCGTGTTCCTGGCCACCCTCAAGGGCGCGGACCAGAACCGCACCATCTTCGCCGTGACCAGCTATCTGGCCAACCGGATGATCTATATCTACACCAACCGCCTGATGTCCCTGCCGCTCTCCGCCGGTTTCTTCGACTACGTCACCACCCTCTCCACCATCGGCCTGGTGCACCTCCTGGTGACGCCGTATTACCTGGCCTTCCACCACCAGCACAAAGGCAAGGATATCATGCGCGGCCTCAGGGAAACCTTCCCCGATGCCGGCGCCGGGGAAGGGGACGAGAAGATCGCCCTGTTCACCGACACCCTGGACGAGATCAACGGGGTGGCGATTACCATACGCCGCCTGATCCAGACCGCCCGCAACCGGGGTGTCGCGTTGACGGTGATCACCGCCGGCGCCGCCGACGCACCGATCCCCGAAGGGGTCAAACGGTTCGAGTCGGTGGGCGATTTCGTGCTGCCGGAATATCCCGAACTGAAGCTCTCCTTCCCGCCGATCCTGGACGTCATGGACTACATCGAGCAGGGGGGCTTCACCCGCATCCACGTGAGCACGCCCGGAACCGTCGGCCTGCTGGGGCTCCTGATCGGCCGGATCATGGATATCCCGGTGGCCGGGACCTATCACACCGACATCCCCCAGTACGTGCGCAGCCTGACCAACGACGAATTCCTGGAACAGGCGGCCTGGAGCTACATGATCTGGTTCTACAACCAGATGGAAGAGGTCATGGTGCCGTCCAACGGCACCAGGCAGCAGCTCCTGTCCCGCGGTCTGGCTGAGGAAAAGATGAAGCCGTTGCCGCGCTGGGTGGACACGGAACAGTTCACGCCGGTCAGGCGCAAGGCGGATTTCTGGACCGGGCGCGGCATCCCGGAAGGGATCAGGCTCCTGTACGTGGGGCGGGTATCGCGGGAAAAGGCGCTGGAGCTTTTGGCGGAAACCTTCCGCGACCTGATCGACTCCGGCTTCGAGGCCTCGCTGGTGATCGTCGGCGACGGACCGTACCGCCGGGAGATGGAGGCGTATCTGAAGGGGTATCCGGTCTATTTTACCGGCTATCTGGCGGGCGAGGAGTTGCAGGACGGGTACGCCTCGGCCGACCTGTTCGTCTTCCCCAGCGCCACCGATACCTTCGGCAATGTGGTCCTGGAGGCCCAGTCCTCGGGGTTGCCGGTGATCGTCTCCGATGCCGGCGGTCCGAAAGAGCTGATGGTGGACGGCGAGACCGGCGTGGTCTTCAGCGCCGGCAACGGCGCGGGACTGGCCGACGCCATCAGGTATTTCCTCACCAACCGGTCGGTGCTGGCCGAAATGAGCCGCAACGCCCGAAGCTTTACCCTGCTCAAGGCCCCCGACAGCGGCGACGTCTACAATACCATCCTCCAGAGCGGCCGGGCGGCCTGA
- a CDS encoding alpha/beta hydrolase has translation MKPVSSKTSPVKEAHPVLVSAATMAHGFMRSMAIKPYAPKNRRREFGLMKSFHSMHSIRCQVFREKSAGSMPTIVIAGFVPDATETIEFQRPLLRRHGSIYYLNYPRNGFSVEMFSAQLSDLIDDIHARGNKPLIMSISFGSGLLVDFLRRADEHIHEKIRGLLLVSPVICTDDLIRPKGEKRDGIRFLESSLQKIITADPAKQDELEKQVERSRRCFQALFAAGAENRVLSSKHLAIRRKIMDVLAHTSALGGYERVKALRELEFPALAGSVFAGPVLALMAENEEDILVPRSPTLALFADSERYTRLFPNCRVKKVISKNEGDNVPHASMIFHYDAYNPLLESWYSKLSAPLLQMAV, from the coding sequence ATGAAACCCGTTTCGTCAAAGACCAGCCCGGTAAAAGAGGCCCACCCCGTACTTGTTTCGGCAGCGACCATGGCCCATGGCTTCATGCGTTCCATGGCCATCAAGCCCTATGCGCCGAAAAACCGCCGCCGCGAGTTCGGCCTGATGAAGAGCTTCCACAGCATGCACAGCATCCGCTGCCAGGTGTTCCGCGAAAAGAGCGCCGGATCGATGCCGACCATCGTGATCGCCGGTTTCGTGCCCGACGCCACGGAGACGATTGAATTCCAGCGCCCGCTTTTGCGCAGGCACGGCAGCATCTACTATCTCAACTATCCCCGCAACGGCTTCTCGGTGGAGATGTTTTCCGCCCAGTTGTCCGACCTGATCGACGATATCCACGCCAGGGGGAACAAGCCGCTGATCATGAGCATCAGCTTCGGTTCCGGCCTGCTGGTGGATTTTCTCAGGCGGGCCGACGAGCATATCCACGAAAAGATCCGCGGCCTGCTCCTGGTCAGCCCGGTGATCTGCACCGACGACCTGATCCGTCCCAAGGGCGAGAAACGCGACGGCATCCGTTTTCTGGAGAGCAGCCTGCAGAAGATCATCACCGCCGATCCGGCCAAACAGGATGAACTGGAGAAACAGGTGGAGCGTTCGCGCCGCTGTTTCCAGGCCCTGTTCGCCGCCGGCGCCGAAAACCGGGTATTGAGCAGCAAGCATCTGGCGATCCGCCGCAAGATCATGGACGTACTGGCCCATACCTCGGCCCTGGGGGGATACGAGCGGGTCAAGGCGTTGCGGGAGCTTGAGTTCCCCGCGCTCGCCGGTTCGGTCTTCGCCGGCCCGGTTCTGGCGCTTATGGCCGAGAACGAGGAGGATATCCTGGTGCCGCGGTCGCCGACCCTCGCCCTTTTTGCCGATTCGGAGCGCTATACCAGGCTGTTCCCCAACTGCCGGGTGAAGAAGGTCATCTCCAAGAACGAGGGTGACAACGTGCCCCATGCCTCCATGATCTTTCACTACGACGCCTACAATCCCCTGCTGGAAAGCTGGTACAGCAAACTTTCGGCGCCGCTTCTGCAGATGGCGGTCTAA